One window from the genome of Bacillus rossius redtenbacheri isolate Brsri chromosome 10, Brsri_v3, whole genome shotgun sequence encodes:
- the LOC134535849 gene encoding pyridoxal phosphate phosphatase PHOSPHO2-like has product MLKPILAAFDFDNTIVNGDGLQTIVELGAGRSLPDVKSNYTFTMDAVSFTQTMIRGLQESKGITAEHIRQAIRKLPLTSGLDAVLRLLKSRDCEVIIISDLMTVAIDDWLSGSEVSSLVDRVYANPAHYDADGYIIIEPYHQQDWCDKSFRHLCKGHVLEEHVRSRMADSVSFGRLAFFGDGGNDLCPVLRLGEKDLAFPREGYKLMKLLDSNPPGQVKAAIHPWSSGEDIIGILNYHLKLSEG; this is encoded by the coding sequence ATGCTGAAGCCGATACTAGCAGCTTTCGACTTCGACAACACCATCGTGAATGGCGATGGTCTGCAGACCATCGTGGAGTTGGGCGCGGGTCGCAGCCTGCCGGACGTCAAGTCCAACTACACCTTCACGATGGATGCCGTGTCCTTCACCCAGACCATGATCCGGGGCCTGCAGGAGTCCAAGGGCATCACCGCCGAGCACATCCGCCAGGCCATTCGGAAGCTGCCTCTGACATCGGGGCTGGACGCGGTCCTCCGGCTGCTCAAGTCGCGCGACTGCGAGGTCATCATCATCTCCGACCTCATGACGGTCGCCATCGACGACTGGCTGTCCGGGTCCGAGGTGTCCTCGCTCGTGGACAGGGTGTACGCCAACCCGGCGCACTACGACGCCGACGGCTACATCATCATCGAGCCCTACCACCAGCAGGACTGGTGCGACAAGAGCTTCAGGCACCTCTGCAAAGGACACGTGCTCGAGGAGCACGTCAGGAGCAGGATGGCTGACAGTGTGTCCTTCGGCAGGCTGGCCTTCTTCGGGGACGGCGGCAACGACCTGTGCCCTGTCCTCAGGCTGGGCGAGAAGGATCTGGCCTTCCCCAGGGAAGGGTACAAGTTGATGAAACTGCTGGACTCCAACCCTCCAGGTCAAGTTAAAGCTGCCATCCACCCGTGGTCCAGCGGGGAAGACATTATTGGCATCCTCAACTATCATCTGAAGCTGAGTGAAGGATAA